The Streptomyces sp. NBC_00440 genome contains a region encoding:
- a CDS encoding MFS transporter → MTDLESPVATTTGTDRSPLRGWLAVAAVTLGIFSLMTSELLPVGLLTPVGSELNVSEGTAGLMVTVPGLVAAVSAPLITVAAGRLDRRWVLAVLVGLVGVANLAGALAPNFATLLIARLFIGVSVGGFWAIAGGLALRLVPEKHVPRAMSIIFGGVSTASVLGVPTGTLLGDMSGWRTAFASVGLLGLAALVCLVLMVPPLPATRTITMAELPRLLRANTAIRIGVLATFLLITGHFIAYTFVRPVLQDISGFDGDMTSSLLLIYGVAGILGNFVAGSRAAKHVRGTLFVIALVLTAAMVLIPVLGTGHVGGLLLLVVWGLGYGGVSVSLQTWMLKAAPEANEAASSLFVMMFNLSIALGALIGGRVVDGSTAGVLWLGGALVLLTAVAVGASRKAQLA, encoded by the coding sequence GTGACGGATCTCGAATCCCCGGTGGCCACCACCACCGGTACGGACAGGTCGCCGTTAAGGGGGTGGCTCGCGGTCGCCGCCGTCACCCTGGGAATCTTCTCCCTGATGACATCGGAACTGCTGCCGGTCGGCCTGCTCACGCCGGTCGGTTCCGAGCTGAATGTGTCCGAGGGCACGGCCGGGCTGATGGTGACGGTGCCCGGTCTGGTGGCCGCGGTGTCGGCGCCACTGATCACCGTGGCCGCCGGCCGGCTGGACCGCAGGTGGGTGCTGGCCGTACTGGTCGGCCTGGTCGGTGTGGCCAATCTGGCGGGCGCCCTGGCGCCGAACTTCGCCACCCTGCTCATCGCCCGCCTCTTCATCGGCGTGAGCGTCGGCGGCTTCTGGGCGATCGCGGGCGGCCTCGCCCTGCGGCTGGTGCCCGAGAAGCATGTCCCCCGGGCCATGTCGATCATCTTCGGCGGTGTGTCGACCGCATCGGTGCTCGGTGTGCCCACCGGCACCCTGCTCGGCGACATGAGCGGCTGGCGCACCGCTTTCGCCTCGGTCGGGCTGCTCGGCCTGGCGGCTCTGGTCTGCCTGGTGCTGATGGTCCCGCCGCTGCCGGCCACCCGGACGATCACCATGGCCGAACTGCCCCGGCTCCTCCGCGCCAACACGGCCATCCGGATCGGCGTACTGGCCACTTTCCTGCTCATCACCGGTCACTTCATCGCGTACACATTCGTCCGCCCGGTCCTCCAGGACATCTCCGGCTTCGACGGCGACATGACCAGCTCACTGCTGCTCATCTACGGAGTGGCGGGCATCCTCGGTAATTTCGTGGCCGGTTCCCGGGCCGCGAAGCACGTCCGGGGGACGCTGTTCGTCATCGCCCTCGTACTGACGGCTGCCATGGTCCTCATCCCCGTCCTCGGAACGGGACACGTCGGAGGGCTTCTCCTCCTGGTGGTCTGGGGCCTCGGGTACGGAGGAGTCTCGGTGAGCCTGCAGACCTGGATGCTCAAGGCCGCACCGGAAGCGAACGAGGCCGCCTCGTCCCTCTTCGTCATGATGTTCAATCTGTCGATCGCCCTCGGCGCACTCATCGGCGGCCGCGTCGTGGACGGCTCAACGGCCGGTGTGCTGTGGCTCGGAGGCGCACTTGTCCTCCTGACCGCGGTGGCGGTGGGCGCGTCCAGGAAGGCGCAACTCGCCTGA
- a CDS encoding RrF2 family transcriptional regulator codes for MHEGVEWALHSCLNLAWAGDERAITAARLAAYHDLPAAYLNKQLQALARAGIVSSAPGPRGGFRLARRPEDVTLMDVVAAIEGPDQAFRCTEIRQQGPGAGMPDNYGGPCTVSRAMRKAEVAWRRELAGQTLADIKATAERTAPGVPGRVRRWFADSRA; via the coding sequence ATGCATGAGGGCGTCGAATGGGCGCTGCACAGTTGCCTCAACCTGGCGTGGGCCGGGGACGAGCGGGCGATCACCGCTGCCCGGCTCGCGGCGTACCACGACCTGCCGGCGGCCTACCTCAACAAGCAGCTTCAAGCGCTGGCCCGGGCGGGCATCGTGTCGTCCGCTCCGGGCCCGCGGGGCGGGTTCCGGCTGGCCCGCAGGCCCGAGGACGTCACCCTGATGGATGTGGTGGCGGCGATCGAGGGGCCGGACCAGGCCTTCCGCTGCACCGAGATCCGGCAGCAGGGGCCGGGTGCGGGGATGCCGGACAACTACGGCGGTCCGTGCACCGTTTCGCGGGCCATGCGCAAGGCCGAGGTCGCCTGGCGCCGGGAACTCGCGGGCCAGACCCTCGCGGACATCAAGGCCACGGCGGAGCGCACCGCCCCCGGGGTGCCCGGCCGTGTGCGCCGCTGGTTCGCCGACTCCCGCGCCTGA
- a CDS encoding FAD-dependent monooxygenase — protein sequence MTRQVTGGDVRPPAADFDVLVVGAGPSGLMAACELLRRGVRVRVIDRAPEPVRAPKALSLWPRALDILEDVGLYEEIRRNSNRIDAFSYFSDRRLLASFGFSEDLASRILPQYETEQALTGQLERLGGKPERGVRLLALDDVDHSGDIEATDGVTAVLEHSDGGVERVRAPFVIGADGASSSVRGQIGVGFDGSTYEMAFALVDTRIEGHLPPDEISYYQSPAGTLVIVPMPDGVFRFLSVMAGGREVSVPMMQAVLDERGPRGVRITEPVWQTVFRVHARHATDFRRGRVFLMGDAAHVHSPAGGQGMNNGLQDANNLGWKLASVIQGRAPGSLLGTYGPERSEATRRIVRDTDLQTRAWMVDSQVRIRARDAAFRLLDRSGAVSRLYAPVMAGRRLAYTPARATQYPARRSGCPPRTRLPGGLKVGAVFPRERAVPLGISGPDVDPSAWTVAVIAPRDGSAWLTEVGHLVDRWPPLRVVRLARADVAPYGGCGRPGYYLVRPDGHIAAHGHARDLNRLEAELGSALLPRT from the coding sequence GTGACACGGCAAGTGACCGGGGGCGACGTCCGGCCCCCCGCGGCGGACTTCGACGTACTCGTGGTCGGCGCCGGACCGAGCGGGCTGATGGCGGCCTGCGAGCTGCTGCGGCGCGGGGTCCGGGTGCGCGTCATCGACCGGGCGCCGGAGCCCGTGCGCGCTCCGAAGGCCCTGTCGCTGTGGCCGCGTGCGCTCGACATCCTGGAGGACGTGGGGCTGTACGAGGAGATCCGGCGGAACTCCAACCGGATCGACGCCTTCAGCTACTTCTCCGACCGCAGGCTGCTCGCCTCCTTCGGCTTCTCCGAGGACCTGGCGTCCCGGATCCTCCCGCAGTACGAGACCGAACAGGCGCTCACCGGACAGCTGGAGCGCCTCGGCGGCAAGCCCGAGCGCGGCGTCCGGCTCCTGGCCCTGGACGATGTCGACCACTCCGGGGACATCGAGGCCACCGACGGTGTCACCGCCGTACTGGAGCATTCCGACGGGGGAGTGGAACGCGTCAGGGCGCCGTTCGTCATCGGCGCCGACGGAGCGAGCAGCTCCGTGCGCGGCCAGATCGGCGTCGGCTTCGACGGCAGCACGTACGAGATGGCCTTCGCGCTGGTCGACACCCGGATCGAGGGCCACCTTCCGCCGGACGAGATCAGCTACTACCAGTCCCCGGCGGGGACGCTGGTGATCGTGCCGATGCCGGACGGTGTCTTCCGCTTCCTGTCCGTCATGGCCGGCGGCCGTGAGGTGAGCGTGCCCATGATGCAGGCCGTTCTCGACGAACGGGGGCCACGCGGGGTGCGGATCACGGAACCGGTGTGGCAGACGGTCTTCCGGGTCCATGCCCGGCACGCCACCGACTTCCGGCGCGGACGTGTCTTCCTCATGGGAGACGCGGCACATGTGCACAGCCCGGCGGGCGGACAGGGCATGAACAACGGTCTCCAGGACGCCAACAACCTCGGCTGGAAACTGGCTTCGGTGATCCAGGGCCGGGCGCCGGGCTCGCTGCTGGGGACGTACGGCCCGGAACGCTCCGAGGCGACCCGCCGCATCGTCCGTGACACCGATCTGCAGACCCGGGCCTGGATGGTCGACAGCCAGGTGCGCATCCGGGCCCGCGACGCGGCCTTCCGGCTGCTCGACAGGTCCGGCGCGGTGTCCCGGCTCTACGCACCGGTGATGGCCGGCCGGCGCCTGGCCTATACGCCGGCCCGCGCCACCCAGTACCCGGCCCGCCGGTCGGGCTGCCCGCCGCGTACCCGGCTGCCCGGCGGTCTGAAGGTCGGCGCCGTCTTCCCCCGGGAGCGGGCGGTGCCCCTCGGTATCTCGGGCCCGGACGTGGACCCGTCGGCCTGGACGGTCGCCGTGATCGCGCCCCGGGACGGTTCCGCCTGGCTGACCGAGGTCGGGCACCTGGTCGACCGGTGGCCGCCGCTGCGCGTGGTGCGGCTGGCGCGCGCGGATGTCGCGCCGTACGGCGGCTGTGGGCGGCCGGGCTACTACCTCGTCCGCCCGGACGGACACATTGCCGCGCACGGCCACGCGCGGGACCTGAACCGGCTGGAGGCCGAACTGGGTTCGGCGCTGCTGCCGCGCACCTGA
- a CDS encoding class I adenylate-forming enzyme family protein: MFRIPSSNNGLYLGSVPESAAAKNGGTLITLDHDMVTLPGVGRTLTVAELAEHVDDMAGRLWAAGVRPSEHVAVHLSPGFDIYVLATAAARIGAVPVMLSPALEGESVAALLERLDRPHLLTDGTKLDGTLSAFPIGDLTDRVIVTTGSRPDAVTLAGLAGSPRQQPVMLHPDQPALMTHTSGTTGLPKLVVHSARSLRGRYRPQERLASLVRRRETVAIHVSYVHSRMYLALAVLLPRAMPLVIMNESAPAGVAELFAETRPGFIETHPNSFMEWEELVDHPRKPLASVRYFSSTFDAIHPSTMDRLLGASERRSPLFFQIYGQSECGPLVGRGYTRKNAHKADGRCLGFAMPGVTNFRLVSRNGARPSRETPGYIEVSTGGRALTYFGERERFDQQVHGSWWRGGDVGYRSRFGCLHLLDREVDVIPTIHSTLEVEDTLLGRLEELTELVVVAGPHQEPVPVVCTKDDRPLQAERWRSAVADLAPMAAPVQMPLTELPRTATMKIKRIELSQWLRTQEGPES; this comes from the coding sequence ATGTTCCGGATACCTTCCAGCAACAACGGCCTCTATCTCGGATCGGTGCCCGAGTCGGCCGCCGCGAAGAATGGCGGCACACTGATCACGCTCGACCACGACATGGTCACCCTGCCCGGTGTCGGGCGCACCCTGACCGTCGCCGAACTCGCCGAGCACGTGGACGACATGGCGGGCCGCCTGTGGGCCGCCGGGGTCCGGCCGAGCGAGCACGTCGCGGTCCACCTGAGCCCCGGGTTCGACATCTATGTGCTGGCAACCGCGGCGGCCCGTATCGGCGCCGTGCCGGTCATGCTGTCACCGGCTCTGGAGGGGGAGAGTGTCGCCGCACTGCTCGAACGGCTGGACAGGCCGCATCTGCTCACGGACGGAACGAAGCTGGACGGGACGCTGTCCGCCTTCCCGATCGGCGACCTCACCGACCGCGTCATCGTCACCACCGGCTCCCGGCCGGACGCCGTGACCCTGGCCGGACTTGCCGGGTCGCCGCGGCAGCAGCCGGTCATGCTCCACCCCGACCAGCCCGCGCTGATGACGCACACCTCCGGCACCACAGGGCTGCCGAAGCTCGTCGTGCACTCCGCGCGCAGCCTGCGCGGCCGGTACCGCCCGCAGGAACGGCTCGCCTCCCTGGTCCGCCGGCGCGAGACCGTGGCCATCCATGTGTCGTACGTGCATTCGCGGATGTATCTGGCGCTCGCCGTACTGCTGCCACGGGCCATGCCGCTGGTCATCATGAACGAATCGGCGCCCGCCGGAGTCGCGGAGCTCTTCGCCGAGACACGGCCCGGGTTCATCGAGACCCACCCGAACTCCTTCATGGAGTGGGAAGAACTCGTCGACCACCCGCGCAAACCGCTCGCCAGCGTCCGCTACTTCAGCAGCACGTTCGACGCGATCCACCCGAGCACCATGGACCGGCTGCTGGGGGCGTCGGAACGCCGCTCGCCGCTGTTCTTCCAGATCTACGGCCAGAGCGAGTGCGGCCCGCTGGTGGGCCGTGGCTACACCCGGAAGAACGCGCACAAGGCCGACGGCCGGTGCCTGGGGTTCGCCATGCCGGGCGTGACGAACTTCCGGCTGGTGAGCCGCAACGGCGCCCGGCCGTCCCGGGAGACCCCGGGCTACATCGAGGTGAGTACCGGCGGCCGCGCCCTGACCTACTTCGGGGAGAGGGAGCGCTTCGACCAGCAGGTGCACGGCAGTTGGTGGCGCGGCGGCGATGTCGGATACCGCTCCAGGTTCGGCTGCCTCCATCTGCTGGACCGTGAGGTCGACGTCATCCCGACCATCCACAGCACCCTGGAGGTCGAGGACACCCTGCTCGGCCGGCTGGAGGAGCTGACCGAACTCGTCGTGGTGGCGGGCCCGCACCAGGAGCCTGTCCCGGTCGTATGCACCAAGGACGACCGGCCGTTGCAAGCCGAGCGGTGGCGGTCCGCGGTGGCCGATCTCGCGCCGATGGCAGCTCCGGTCCAGATGCCGCTGACCGAGCTGCCCCGTACGGCCACCATGAAGATCAAGCGCATCGAACTGTCCCAGTGGCTGCGGACGCAGGAGGGCCCGGAATCGTGA
- a CDS encoding anthranilate synthase family protein produces the protein MTGTRERAPLPPGGPDLLGQVLSDRPPPFALLHRPEASGRGTLDVLLGEVSTPATLAEIPLPDAAGRPGAPRHEMLVLVPYRQIAERGFVCTDDGAPLIAMTVVDQTTTPVTEALSRIPDAPIELAGGHFDIDDDTYADTVRRVIADEIGQGAGANFVLKRTFVADITGYTPHSALTLFRRLLVGESGAYWTFIVHTGTRTFVGATPECHVSLRDGTAVMNPVSGTYRYPPSGPTLPGVMEFLADRKEADELYMVVDEELKMMARICEKGGRVTGPYLKEMARLAHTEYVIEGHSTRDPREILRETMFAPTVTGSPLENACRVIHTYEPQGRGYYSGVVALIGQDGAGARALDSAILIRTADIGGGGRLNISVGATLVRHSDPASEVAETRAKAAGLLAALQADAPATLASHPEVRAALEQRNDTIAGFWLAGGQPGRAGGPAPDGQNDALSGSDRKVLVIDAEDTFTAMLAHQLRSVGLSVTVRRFDEPYGFDGWDLVIMGPGPGSPHDGGHPKIAHLRAAIRTLLAERRPFLAVCLSHQLLSRETGFEVVRRATPNQGVQREIDFFGLRERVGFYNTFAAVSSHDKVDCGAAGIVEVSRDARTGEVYGLRGSHFASMQFHPESLLTQDGVRILERLMAEVLST, from the coding sequence GTGACCGGAACCCGAGAGCGCGCCCCCCTTCCCCCGGGCGGCCCCGACCTGCTCGGACAGGTACTCAGTGACCGGCCGCCGCCGTTCGCGCTGCTCCACCGTCCCGAGGCGTCCGGCCGGGGAACGCTGGACGTCCTGCTCGGCGAGGTCTCGACACCCGCCACGCTCGCCGAGATCCCGCTGCCGGACGCGGCCGGCCGGCCGGGTGCTCCCCGGCACGAGATGCTGGTCCTCGTCCCCTACCGCCAGATCGCCGAGCGCGGCTTCGTCTGCACCGACGACGGCGCACCGCTGATCGCCATGACCGTCGTCGACCAGACGACCACTCCGGTCACCGAAGCGCTGTCCCGGATCCCGGACGCGCCCATCGAGCTGGCGGGCGGGCACTTCGACATCGACGACGACACCTACGCCGACACCGTCCGCCGGGTGATCGCTGACGAGATCGGCCAGGGCGCCGGGGCCAACTTCGTCCTCAAGCGCACGTTCGTGGCCGATATCACCGGTTACACGCCGCACAGTGCGCTCACCCTCTTCCGGAGGTTGCTGGTGGGGGAGTCGGGCGCGTACTGGACGTTCATCGTGCACACCGGGACGCGGACGTTCGTCGGTGCCACACCGGAGTGTCACGTCAGCCTGCGCGACGGAACCGCCGTGATGAACCCCGTCAGCGGCACCTACCGCTACCCGCCTTCGGGGCCCACCCTGCCCGGCGTGATGGAGTTCCTCGCCGACCGCAAGGAGGCCGACGAGCTCTACATGGTCGTCGACGAGGAACTGAAGATGATGGCCCGGATCTGCGAGAAGGGCGGCCGGGTGACCGGGCCCTATCTCAAGGAGATGGCGCGCCTCGCGCACACCGAATACGTCATCGAGGGCCACAGCACCAGGGATCCGCGCGAGATCCTGCGCGAGACGATGTTCGCGCCCACCGTCACCGGCAGCCCGCTGGAGAACGCCTGCCGGGTGATTCACACGTACGAGCCGCAGGGCCGCGGCTACTACAGCGGGGTCGTCGCGCTCATCGGGCAGGACGGGGCCGGTGCCCGCGCCCTCGACTCCGCGATCCTCATCCGTACCGCCGACATCGGCGGGGGCGGACGGCTGAACATCAGCGTCGGCGCGACGCTCGTACGCCACTCCGACCCCGCTTCCGAAGTGGCGGAGACCCGGGCCAAGGCCGCAGGACTGCTCGCGGCGCTGCAGGCCGACGCCCCGGCGACGCTGGCGTCGCACCCCGAGGTCAGGGCTGCGCTGGAACAGCGCAACGACACCATCGCCGGCTTCTGGCTCGCCGGCGGGCAGCCCGGCCGGGCCGGCGGACCTGCCCCGGACGGACAGAACGACGCGCTGTCCGGCAGCGACCGCAAGGTGCTCGTCATCGACGCGGAGGACACCTTCACCGCGATGCTCGCCCACCAACTCCGGTCGGTGGGGCTCTCCGTGACGGTACGTCGCTTCGACGAGCCGTACGGCTTCGACGGCTGGGACCTCGTCATCATGGGGCCGGGCCCCGGTTCCCCGCACGACGGCGGCCATCCCAAGATCGCACACCTGCGGGCAGCGATACGGACCCTGCTCGCCGAGCGGCGGCCCTTCCTCGCCGTCTGCCTCAGCCATCAACTCCTCAGCCGCGAGACCGGCTTCGAGGTGGTCCGCCGGGCCACCCCGAACCAGGGCGTGCAGCGCGAGATCGACTTCTTCGGCCTCCGGGAGCGGGTCGGCTTCTACAACACCTTCGCCGCGGTCTCCTCCCACGACAAGGTCGACTGCGGTGCGGCCGGGATCGTGGAGGTGAGCCGCGACGCCCGTACGGGCGAGGTGTACGGCCTGCGTGGCAGCCACTTCGCCTCGATGCAGTTCCACCCCGAGTCCCTGCTCACCCAGGACGGCGTACGCATCCTGGAACGGCTCATGGCGGAGGTGCTGAGCACATGA
- a CDS encoding isochorismatase family protein, translated as MPGIPRIEPYPMPTSADLPANVAGWTADPERAVLLVHDMQRYFLKPLPDALRDELVRNAAELRDRCAALGVPVAYTAQPGGMTEQQRGLLADFWGPGMRTAPADREVVEPLAPVPGDWVFTKWRYSAFFRSDLLKHMRQAGRDQLIICGVYAHVGVLMSAVDAFTNDIQAFLVADAVADFSADQHRQAVEYAARRCAMAVTTKEVLL; from the coding sequence TTGCCCGGCATACCCCGTATTGAGCCGTACCCGATGCCGACGTCGGCCGATCTCCCCGCCAATGTCGCAGGGTGGACCGCCGACCCGGAGCGGGCCGTACTGCTCGTTCACGACATGCAGCGTTACTTCCTGAAGCCCCTGCCCGACGCCCTGCGCGACGAACTCGTCCGCAACGCGGCGGAGTTACGGGACCGCTGTGCGGCGCTCGGCGTCCCCGTGGCGTACACGGCGCAGCCCGGCGGGATGACCGAGCAACAGCGCGGCCTGCTCGCCGACTTCTGGGGACCGGGCATGCGTACCGCCCCCGCCGACCGGGAGGTCGTCGAGCCGCTGGCCCCGGTCCCCGGCGACTGGGTGTTCACCAAGTGGCGCTACAGCGCCTTCTTCCGCTCCGACCTGCTGAAACACATGCGTCAGGCCGGCCGTGACCAACTGATCATCTGTGGCGTGTACGCACACGTCGGAGTGCTCATGAGCGCCGTCGACGCGTTCACCAACGACATCCAGGCATTCCTGGTCGCGGACGCCGTCGCCGACTTCTCCGCGGACCAGCACCGACAGGCCGTCGAGTACGCGGCGAGACGCTGTGCGATGGCGGTCACGACCAAGGAAGTCCTGCTGTGA
- a CDS encoding 2,3-dihydro-2,3-dihydroxybenzoate dehydrogenase: MESRIALVTGAAGGIGEAVVRALGERGVRIAAVDQDGDRLRRTVGGLVAEGHQVAGFVCDVTSGPDVESTVESVESELGPVDYLVNAAGVLRLGEARSLTDEDWLSTFAVNTTGVFHMCRAVANRMVPRSRGGIVTVASNAAGTPRTDMAAYAASKAAASMFTKSLGLELARHGIRCNVVAPGSTETPMLTSMWQDESGPKGTIEGRPEAFRVGIPLGRLARPSNIADAVVFLLSDQSSHITLHDLTVDGGAALGV; the protein is encoded by the coding sequence ATGGAGAGCAGGATCGCCCTCGTCACGGGGGCAGCCGGCGGAATCGGTGAAGCAGTGGTCCGGGCACTGGGGGAGCGCGGTGTGCGGATCGCCGCCGTCGACCAGGACGGCGACCGCCTCCGGCGCACGGTGGGCGGTCTCGTCGCCGAAGGGCATCAGGTCGCCGGATTCGTCTGCGACGTGACGAGCGGCCCGGACGTCGAATCGACGGTCGAGAGCGTCGAGTCGGAGCTGGGGCCCGTGGACTATCTCGTCAATGCGGCCGGTGTGCTGCGCCTGGGGGAGGCCCGGAGCCTCACCGACGAGGACTGGCTGTCGACGTTCGCGGTCAACACCACCGGCGTCTTCCATATGTGCCGGGCGGTCGCCAACCGGATGGTCCCCCGCTCGCGCGGCGGCATCGTCACCGTCGCGTCGAACGCCGCCGGCACCCCCCGCACGGACATGGCCGCATACGCCGCGTCGAAGGCGGCGGCGTCCATGTTCACCAAGAGCCTCGGCCTGGAACTGGCACGGCACGGCATCCGCTGCAACGTGGTCGCACCCGGCTCGACCGAGACTCCGATGCTCACCTCGATGTGGCAGGACGAGAGCGGGCCCAAGGGCACCATCGAAGGCCGGCCCGAAGCTTTCCGGGTGGGCATCCCGCTCGGCAGGTTGGCCCGCCCGTCGAACATCGCCGACGCCGTCGTCTTCCTCCTCTCGGACCAGTCCTCGCACATCACCCTGCACGACCTGACGGTCGACGGGGGTGCCGCACTCGGTGTCTGA
- the wrbA gene encoding NAD(P)H:quinone oxidoreductase: protein MLNVAVVYYSSTGNVHRLADAAAVSARKTGAEVRLRRVAEVFPQSQVEAGNDAWAAHLEATRDVPLAALDDLEWADAILFGTPTRFGLPAAQLKQFLDTTVGLSLQGRLVNKVVSSFTSTAAAHSGQESTILALNNTYYHWGAIIVPTGATDPVLTTPGNGNPYGVSSVSGNQPGNVSEENLAAMEFQARRVAGIAAALKRGFQAA from the coding sequence ATGTTGAACGTCGCCGTGGTCTATTACTCGTCAACCGGGAACGTGCACCGGCTGGCCGACGCCGCAGCAGTCTCCGCGAGGAAGACGGGCGCCGAAGTGCGCCTGCGCCGGGTGGCGGAAGTGTTTCCGCAGTCGCAGGTGGAGGCCGGGAACGACGCCTGGGCCGCACATCTGGAAGCCACCCGCGATGTACCCCTGGCCGCACTGGACGACCTGGAGTGGGCGGACGCGATCCTGTTCGGCACGCCGACCCGTTTCGGTCTCCCCGCCGCGCAGCTCAAGCAGTTCCTCGACACCACGGTGGGGCTGTCGCTCCAGGGCAGGCTGGTGAACAAGGTCGTCTCCTCGTTCACCTCCACGGCCGCCGCGCACAGCGGGCAGGAGAGCACCATCCTCGCGCTGAACAACACCTACTACCACTGGGGCGCGATCATCGTCCCGACCGGCGCCACGGACCCGGTCCTGACCACACCGGGCAACGGCAACCCGTACGGGGTCAGCAGCGTCTCCGGCAACCAGCCCGGCAACGTCAGCGAGGAGAACCTCGCGGCCATGGAGTTCCAGGCCCGCCGGGTCGCCGGGATCGCAGCCGCCCTCAAGCGGGGCTTCCAGGCCGCCTGA
- a CDS encoding helix-turn-helix domain-containing protein, whose product MSQISVGSGALAVLELLAEEAPVEQVEALVAQALEGGVADAERDVLKRAGGLALRIHAQSGRRQQREMGLSALVDTARELAMSQELDAVLNVVTRRARLLLGLDLAFVCFPAEEQGFVHVRSSDGHTSTGTVGLRLPANAGPIGEVLFNSAPFWTPDYPADKRFHHHPAFDEMAGAEALRAIVAVPLSHGTRPVGVLCAADRNVRHFSADEISLMSSLGELAGAAIERARLLDAATVAALEGPALRQERELSEMQGLFTGLVLNGGGPQPLLAELARRLDGAVRVHALDGTFLATAGEPPDIGETTDPPAASDPATSQARAAGEPVAMADGSWAAPIVAGEEHLGTLLMFPGHRLTAFDERLLGLGARFTAIALLLEAGRSAGAHGRVRHSLLDDLLALAGGPPPLLEARARRCGVDLDKPHIVVIARPEKAFGGELSAWALSYTQRVNGLMSMRKDSVVLLLAGNEAGATARAVHTELSPLLDQRVTVAAAGPVAEALSVTGAHQEAKRCLDAMISLGAVGRAASPRELGGLGVLLSGSHDVGAFIDATIGPVADYDRQRLTALVPTLEAYFETGSSPTYAAERLHVHPNTVTRRLERIGELLGPGWQQPERAFEVQLALRLSRIRHALRGGGLSSAATVPAGPDVWRPPRRRPRDVTKPGTAVLPRRPRR is encoded by the coding sequence TTGTCGCAGATCAGTGTGGGGTCCGGCGCGCTCGCCGTGCTGGAGTTACTGGCCGAAGAAGCACCGGTGGAGCAGGTGGAAGCACTGGTGGCGCAAGCCCTTGAGGGGGGTGTCGCCGACGCGGAGCGGGATGTGCTGAAGCGGGCCGGGGGGCTGGCTCTGCGGATCCACGCACAGTCGGGCCGGCGTCAGCAGCGGGAGATGGGACTGTCCGCCCTCGTCGACACCGCACGTGAGCTCGCCATGTCACAGGAACTGGACGCCGTCCTCAATGTCGTCACGCGCCGGGCCCGACTACTGCTCGGCCTCGACCTGGCCTTCGTCTGCTTCCCTGCCGAGGAGCAGGGGTTCGTACACGTCCGCAGCTCCGACGGTCACACATCGACCGGCACGGTGGGCCTGCGGCTGCCGGCCAACGCGGGGCCGATCGGGGAGGTGCTCTTCAACTCCGCCCCGTTCTGGACGCCCGACTACCCCGCCGACAAGCGGTTCCACCACCACCCCGCCTTCGACGAGATGGCCGGGGCCGAGGCGCTGCGCGCGATCGTGGCGGTGCCGCTGAGTCACGGCACGCGGCCGGTCGGCGTCCTCTGTGCCGCCGACCGGAACGTGCGTCACTTCAGCGCCGACGAAATCTCGCTCATGAGCTCCCTGGGAGAGCTCGCGGGCGCGGCCATCGAGCGAGCACGCCTGCTCGACGCGGCCACGGTCGCGGCGCTGGAGGGGCCCGCCCTGCGCCAGGAACGCGAACTGAGCGAGATGCAGGGCCTGTTCACCGGGCTGGTACTGAACGGCGGAGGCCCGCAGCCCCTCCTCGCAGAGCTGGCCCGCCGGCTGGACGGAGCTGTGCGGGTCCACGCCCTGGACGGCACTTTCCTCGCCACGGCCGGTGAGCCGCCGGACATCGGTGAGACCACGGACCCTCCTGCCGCCTCCGATCCGGCTACTTCACAGGCGCGGGCCGCCGGTGAACCCGTCGCGATGGCCGACGGTTCCTGGGCCGCACCGATCGTCGCGGGCGAGGAGCACCTCGGCACCCTTCTCATGTTCCCGGGGCACCGGCTCACCGCGTTCGACGAGCGGTTACTGGGGCTTGGCGCGCGGTTCACCGCCATCGCGCTGCTCCTGGAGGCAGGCCGGAGCGCCGGCGCCCACGGCCGGGTCCGGCACAGTCTCCTGGACGACCTGCTGGCGCTCGCCGGGGGCCCGCCCCCGCTCCTGGAGGCGCGCGCCCGTCGCTGCGGTGTCGACCTGGACAAGCCGCACATCGTGGTCATCGCCCGCCCCGAGAAGGCGTTCGGGGGCGAGTTGAGCGCCTGGGCGCTCTCGTACACGCAGCGCGTGAACGGGCTCATGAGCATGCGCAAGGACTCCGTCGTGCTCCTTCTCGCGGGCAACGAAGCGGGAGCCACCGCCCGGGCCGTCCATACCGAGCTGTCCCCGCTGCTCGACCAGCGTGTGACGGTGGCGGCGGCAGGACCGGTGGCCGAAGCCCTGTCGGTCACCGGTGCCCACCAGGAGGCCAAGCGCTGCCTCGACGCGATGATCTCTCTCGGAGCCGTCGGCCGTGCCGCCTCCCCACGCGAACTGGGCGGCCTCGGCGTACTCCTGTCGGGCAGTCATGACGTCGGCGCGTTCATCGACGCCACGATAGGACCGGTCGCCGACTACGACCGGCAGCGCCTCACCGCGCTCGTCCCCACCCTGGAGGCGTACTTCGAGACGGGCTCCAGCCCGACGTATGCAGCCGAGCGACTGCATGTGCACCCCAATACGGTGACCCGGCGGCTGGAGCGCATAGGCGAGTTGCTGGGTCCCGGCTGGCAGCAGCCGGAGCGGGCGTTCGAGGTACAACTCGCCCTTCGCCTCTCCCGTATCCGCCATGCCCTGCGGGGTGGCGGGCTGTCGTCCGCCGCCACCGTTCCCGCGGGCCCGGACGTCTGGCGCCCCCCGCGGCGTCGCCCGCGCGACGTCACGAAGCCCGGCACTGCCGTTCTGCCGCGCCGGCCACGGCGGTGA